One stretch of Anguilla anguilla isolate fAngAng1 chromosome 5, fAngAng1.pri, whole genome shotgun sequence DNA includes these proteins:
- the LOC118227040 gene encoding TBC1 domain family member 2A-like isoform X2 gives MKPPAGLVGEEAAQQPAPRQQAALCNVSFKHPFTEIQNSVRSLRLNRVPQEPSRSVFHYDLSQETTPTDPESPAPKTQGTQNATVTSSLLPAPQREDSDEVRRSRSPSPNLQTRKNRTGTSASLPSDWTQNRMSQLRQDVHTLSEELRIQKELVRLLHQALEEAQREKRRSSHLVSEEKGEEGEEKGEEARVSEWQVVKLTAELQTLRSRQGALERTLAERDGQVVELQQHVELMVEKNRAKQEVVLQLSEQVEACLADPLRPVTNNMETTTFRQLQEEIHQLRDDIAAYKTQNQFLNSEIYQLTQLWRKSSEQEKNLMMKCAYLESRNFQKERRYLGLLRALQESHQLDSSQQEEVDKLIEEALLGDIKDRLRLNPIREYDSYGFKLVPDFDVEDVKLLAKIQALDFPSHNLLRREDSGGCGPLGARWAQYLSGCPAGDLAPSPELKALLRAGVPVEHRRRAWQWLVRERTCSLRDRHPQRYRDMLEKSRATPHPASRQIQLDLHRTLIGNQHFSSPSDPAVQQLHRVLLAFSWQNPAIGYCQGLNRLAALALLVLQDEEEAFWCLVAVVETVLPQDYYGKTLAGSQADQRVLKDLMVEKLPRLTAHLEELEVDVSLITFNWFLVVFIESLTTNILLRIWDAFLYEGTKILFRYALALLKYREEDILKIQNKVEMYQYLRFFTKTITDSRRLMSIAFSSMNPLPIRLLRGRRALHLEKIRTELSELERIQREYVAQNAERKDKDLYAMASEDEAEG, from the exons gAACTCAGTTCGCAGTTTGCGGTTGAACCGCGTCCCCCAGGAGCCGAGCCGGAGCGTGTTCCACTATGACCTGTCACAGGAGACCACGCCCACTGACCcagagagccccgcccccaagaCCCAAGGGACTCAGAATGCTACTG TGACCTCCAGCTTGCTGCCGGCCCCTCAGCGTGAGGACTCAGACGAGGTCAGGAGGTCGCGGAGCCCCTCCCCAAACCTGCAGACCAGGAAGAACAGGACGGGAACCTCAGCATCCCTGCCTTCTGACTGGACCCAGAACAGGATGTCCCAGCTCAGACAGGACGTGCACACGCTGTCTGAGGAACTCAGAATCCAGAAA gagCTGGTGAGGCTGCTGcaccaggccctggaggaggcgcagagggagaagaggaggagctcGCATCTGGTGTCGGAGGAGaagggagaagagggggaggagaagggggaggaggcgcGGGTCAGTGAGTGGCAGGTGGTCAAGCTGACGGCTGAGCTGCAGACGCTGCGCAGCCggcagggggcgctggagcGCACGCTGGCAGAGAGGGACGGGCAGGTGGTCGAGCTGCAGCAGCACGTGGAGCTGATGGTGGAGAAGAACCGGGCCAAGCAGGAGGTGGTGCTGCAGCTCTCTGAGCAGGTGGAGGCCTGCCTGGCCGACCCGCTCCGGCCCGTAACCAACAACATGGAGACCACCACCTTCCgccagctgcaggaggagatACACCAGctccgg GATGACATCGCGGCTTACAAGACCCAGAACCAGTTCCTGAACTCTGAGATCTACCAGCTGACTCAGCTTTGGAGGAAGAGCTCGGAGCAGGAGAAGAACTTGATGATGAAG TGCGCCTACCTGGAGTCGCGGAACTTCCAGAAGGAGCGGCGGTACTTGGGGTTGCTGCGGGCCCTGCAGGAGAGCCACCAGCTGGACAGCAgccagcaggaggaggtggacaAACTGATAGAGGAGGCTCTGCTCGGAGACATCAAGGACAGGCTCAGACTGAACCCCATCAG GGAGTATGACAGCTACGGCTTCAAGCTGGTGCCGGACTTTGACGTGGAGGACGTGAAGCTGCTGGCCAAGATCCAGGCCCTGGACTTCCCGTCCCACAACCTCCTGCGGCGGGAGGATTCGGGGGGGTGCGGGCCGCTGGGGGCCCGCTGGGCGCAGTACCTGAGCGGCTGCCCCGCGGGCGACCTGGCCCCCTCCCCGGAGCTGAAGGCCCTGCTGCGGGCCGGCGTGCCGGTGGAGCACCGCCGCCGGGCGTGGCAGTGGCTGGTGCGCGAGCGCACGTGCTCGCTGAGGGACCGCCACCCGCAGCGCTACCGCGACATGCTGGAGAAGAGCCGGGCCACGCCCCACCCTGCCTCCCGCCAGATCCAGCTGGACCTCCACCGCACCCTCATCGGCAACCAGCACTTCTCCTCGCCCTCCGACCCCGCCGTGCAGCAGCTCCACCGCGTCCTGCTGGCCTTCTCCTGGCAAAACCCCGCCATCGGCTACTGCCAGGGACTCAACAG gctCGCTGCCCTCGCCCTGTTGGTGCtgcaggatgaggaggaggctTTCTGGTGTCTGGTGGCTGTGGTTGAGACCGTCTTGCCTCAGGATTACTACGGCAAGACCCTCGCTGGCTCccag GCAGACCAGCGGGTGCTGAAGGACCTGATGGTGGAGAAGCTGCCACGCCTCACTGCtcacctggaggagctggaggtggaCGTGTCCCTCATCACCTTCAACTGGTTCCTGGTGGTCTTCATAGAGAGCCTGACTACCAATATACTGCTGCGGATCTGGGATGCTTTCCTGTATGAGGGCaccaag ATTCTGTTCCGGTACGCATTGGCCCTCTTAAAGTACAGAGAGGAGGACATTCTGAAAATCCAGAACAAGGTGGAGATGTACCAGTACCTCCGATTCTTCACCAAAACCATCACCGACAGCAG gaggcTGATGAGCATTGCGTTCAGCAGCATGAACCCGCTCCCCATAAGGCTGCTGAGGGGCCGGCGGGCGCTGCACCTGGAGAAGATCCGGACGGAGCTGAGCGAGCTGGAGCGGATCCAGAGAGAGTATGTGGCCCAGAATGCCGAGCGCAAGGACAAGGACCTGTACGCCATGGCCAGCGAGGACGAGGCCGAGGGGTAg